One Embleya scabrispora DNA segment encodes these proteins:
- a CDS encoding allene oxide cyclase barrel-like domain-containing protein, with product MGNNNARPLLLKFAALSLVTAAVGVFAVGSADADTSKKGRVEVFELQLKDLEYKPIDLGPAGPSLGDMSAYCATAVENGRKVGYGAGTSQVVHVEGEKTTSQAVITLELERGSLTMQSLRTSEASSLDMAITGGTGAFNGARGTVRYWDIATPKERMRVEILH from the coding sequence ATGGGGAACAACAACGCACGACCCCTGCTCTTGAAATTCGCCGCTCTGTCGCTGGTAACAGCCGCAGTCGGCGTCTTCGCCGTGGGCAGCGCAGATGCCGATACCTCGAAAAAGGGCCGGGTCGAGGTCTTCGAACTCCAGCTCAAGGACCTTGAGTACAAGCCTATCGACCTCGGCCCGGCCGGGCCGAGCCTGGGCGATATGAGTGCCTACTGCGCCACCGCCGTAGAGAACGGCCGCAAAGTCGGATATGGGGCCGGAACATCTCAGGTCGTTCACGTCGAGGGCGAGAAGACCACGTCGCAGGCCGTGATCACGCTGGAACTCGAGCGTGGCTCGCTGACCATGCAATCACTGCGGACGAGCGAAGCGAGTTCGCTCGACATGGCCATCACCGGTGGCACAGGCGCCTTCAATGGTGCCCGGGGCACTGTTCGCTACTGGGACATCGCCACGCCGAAGGAGAGGATGCGTGTCGAAATCCTGCACTGA
- a CDS encoding RNA polymerase sigma-70 factor: MDKRGERTAETTDPTGGDGHIDPATEAFVAHRALLFTLAYEMLGSAADAEDVLQETWLRWVGVDLEQVRDRRAFLVRIATRQALDRLRMLRRRRESYIGPWLPEPLLTAPDVADNVELAESVSMAMLLVLETLTPTERAVFVLREVFVLSYDEIAEAVDKSPAAVRQIAYRARAHVAARRPRAVVSPADTRAALRAFQHAIESGELRNLIDILAPDVVYLGDGGGSVQAMPQPVVGAVAVARLLSLGLNTFTAGVSTEPVQINGYPALRLRRNDEIDSIVALRVEDGLITGFYAVRNPRKLSRVETETELAR, translated from the coding sequence ATGGACAAGCGTGGCGAACGGACAGCGGAGACGACCGATCCGACGGGCGGCGACGGCCACATCGACCCGGCCACCGAGGCGTTCGTCGCCCACCGCGCGCTGTTGTTCACTCTCGCCTACGAGATGCTCGGCTCCGCCGCCGACGCCGAAGACGTCCTGCAGGAAACCTGGCTGCGCTGGGTGGGCGTCGATCTCGAGCAGGTACGCGACCGCCGCGCCTTTCTGGTACGCATCGCCACACGGCAGGCCCTCGACCGACTGCGCATGCTGCGTCGGCGTCGCGAGTCCTACATCGGCCCATGGCTGCCCGAGCCGTTGCTGACCGCGCCCGACGTTGCCGACAACGTCGAATTGGCCGAAAGCGTCTCGATGGCGATGCTCCTGGTGTTGGAAACGCTCACCCCGACCGAACGGGCGGTGTTCGTTCTGCGGGAAGTCTTCGTGCTGAGCTACGACGAGATCGCCGAAGCAGTCGACAAGAGCCCCGCAGCCGTGCGCCAGATCGCCTACCGGGCCCGCGCGCACGTCGCCGCCCGCCGACCCCGCGCCGTCGTCTCCCCGGCCGATACCCGGGCCGCGCTGCGCGCGTTCCAACATGCGATCGAGTCCGGTGAATTGCGGAACCTCATCGACATTCTCGCGCCCGACGTGGTTTACCTGGGCGACGGCGGGGGTTCCGTACAGGCCATGCCGCAGCCCGTCGTGGGAGCGGTCGCCGTGGCCCGCCTGCTGTCGCTCGGGCTGAACACCTTCACCGCCGGTGTCTCGACCGAGCCGGTCCAGATCAACGGGTACCCGGCACTGCGCCTTCGACGCAACGACGAAATCGACAGCATCGTGGCGTTGCGAGTCGAGGACGGACTCATCACCGGCTTCTACGCCGTGCGCAACCCCAGGAAACTCTCGCGCGTGGAAACGGAGACCGAACTGGCCCGCTGA
- a CDS encoding MFS transporter, with protein MEVPATEKSPAPAADPRRWSALLFIGLAQLMIVLDGTVVNIALPTLQRDLGISDGDRQWVVTAYTLAFGSLLLLGGRIADYTGRKRAFLIGLLGFAAASALGGAAGGFEAVLIARALQGAFAALLGPSALSLLAVTFTEPEERAKAFGIWGAITATAGAIGLLAGGALTEYLNWRWCLFISVPIALIAAVGGYALLSESRAPGRARFDIPGVLLVIGGLVAIVYGTSRAESDGWGSARVIGLLAAGAVLLVVFALVESRVPQPLLPLRVIADRTRGGAYLGAGLAFVGMFGAFLFMTYYLQVIKGFSPVKTGLAFLPMTGAVLLSAGGLASRLLPKVPPRALIVPGMLILASSMLWMLGMDTDTPYARGILVAGLLAGFGAGLIMPAAYNYATHGVDPGDAGIASAGVNTAQQIGSSVGTALLNTIAAGTTADYLAAHARQGASPALARHAAMEGFQRAGTWAAGILAVGALIVAVLMNTPRPATAVSGTETAEPVPAHQ; from the coding sequence ATGGAAGTCCCCGCAACCGAGAAGTCCCCGGCCCCGGCGGCCGATCCACGCCGCTGGTCCGCACTGCTGTTCATCGGGCTGGCGCAACTCATGATCGTTCTGGACGGCACGGTGGTGAATATCGCGCTGCCGACGCTTCAGCGGGATCTGGGGATATCCGACGGTGATCGTCAGTGGGTCGTCACCGCGTACACGCTCGCGTTCGGCAGCCTGCTGCTGCTCGGCGGCCGGATCGCGGACTACACCGGCCGCAAGCGGGCCTTCCTGATCGGTCTGCTGGGCTTCGCCGCCGCCTCCGCGCTCGGTGGCGCCGCAGGCGGCTTCGAGGCGGTACTGATCGCCCGGGCTCTACAGGGCGCTTTCGCCGCGCTGCTCGGCCCGTCCGCGCTGTCGCTGCTGGCGGTGACGTTCACCGAACCCGAGGAGCGCGCCAAGGCGTTCGGGATCTGGGGCGCCATCACCGCCACCGCCGGCGCGATCGGGTTGCTCGCGGGCGGCGCGTTGACCGAGTACCTGAACTGGCGCTGGTGCCTGTTCATCAGTGTCCCGATCGCGTTGATCGCGGCGGTCGGCGGGTATGCCCTGCTGAGCGAGTCGCGCGCGCCGGGCAGGGCCCGGTTCGACATCCCCGGCGTACTGCTGGTGATCGGCGGCCTGGTCGCGATCGTGTACGGCACGAGCCGGGCGGAGTCCGACGGATGGGGCTCGGCGCGGGTCATCGGCCTCCTGGCCGCCGGGGCGGTGCTGCTCGTGGTCTTCGCCCTGGTCGAGAGCCGGGTGCCGCAGCCGCTGCTGCCGTTGCGGGTGATCGCCGACCGCACGCGCGGCGGTGCCTACCTGGGCGCGGGCCTGGCCTTCGTCGGCATGTTCGGCGCGTTCTTGTTCATGACCTACTACCTGCAGGTCATCAAGGGATTCTCGCCGGTGAAGACGGGCTTGGCGTTCCTCCCGATGACCGGGGCGGTGCTGCTCTCCGCCGGCGGGCTCGCCTCTCGACTGCTGCCCAAGGTGCCGCCGAGGGCGCTGATCGTACCCGGCATGCTCATCCTCGCTTCGAGCATGCTGTGGATGCTCGGCATGGACACCGATACCCCCTACGCTCGTGGCATCCTGGTTGCGGGACTGCTGGCCGGTTTCGGAGCCGGGCTGATCATGCCGGCGGCCTACAACTACGCGACCCACGGCGTCGATCCCGGCGACGCGGGCATCGCCTCGGCCGGCGTCAACACCGCGCAGCAGATCGGGAGTTCGGTCGGAACCGCACTGCTCAACACGATCGCCGCCGGTACCACCGCCGACTACCTGGCCGCACATGCCCGGCAGGGCGCGAGCCCGGCCCTGGCCAGGCACGCGGCGATGGAGGGCTTCCAGAGGGCCGGCACCTGGGCCGCCGGGATCCTCGCTGTCGGCGCGTTGATCGTCGCCGTACTGATGAACACCCCTCGACCGGCGACCGCCGTCTCCGGGACCGAGACGGCCGAACCGGTGCCCGCGCACCAATGA
- a CDS encoding ATP-binding protein, translating to MTISERRFVDGTPEPTTRLLPAELRRLSATERGLYDEARMDHHARMLVVATSFVEKTVTCGRRLVLLNRHAISARRGLIVSGLPGTGKTIAITQLGRPHELLDRARHPRVPDRIPVLYITVPPAATARMIAAEFARFLGLPIRSRLNMTDIIEAVVGVCTDTRTGLVLVDEIHNISQTTRSGAEVSDTLKYFSERIPATFVHAGIGVEESELLAGTRGAQIAGRFTLVPTRPFPFGTDWKGLVATLELGQLDRYLPATCTASSPAHRTGSDSPASNALPRWPQPPLRTP from the coding sequence GTGACCATCTCCGAGCGGAGATTCGTCGACGGCACGCCCGAACCCACAACCCGGCTGCTGCCCGCTGAGTTGCGGCGGCTTTCTGCGACAGAGCGGGGCCTCTACGACGAGGCCCGCATGGACCACCATGCCCGGATGCTCGTGGTCGCCACGTCCTTCGTCGAGAAGACGGTCACCTGCGGCCGGCGGCTCGTCCTGCTCAACCGGCACGCGATCAGCGCCCGCCGCGGCCTGATCGTCTCCGGCCTGCCCGGTACCGGCAAGACCATCGCCATCACCCAGCTCGGACGGCCCCACGAACTCCTCGACCGAGCCCGGCATCCCCGTGTCCCGGACCGCATCCCGGTGCTCTACATCACCGTCCCGCCTGCCGCGACCGCCCGGATGATCGCTGCGGAGTTCGCCCGATTCCTGGGGCTGCCCATCCGCTCCCGGCTGAACATGACCGACATCATCGAGGCGGTGGTCGGTGTCTGCACCGACACCCGCACCGGCTTGGTTCTGGTCGATGAGATTCACAACATCTCGCAGACCACCCGGTCCGGCGCCGAAGTCTCCGACACCTTGAAGTACTTCTCCGAGCGCATCCCCGCGACGTTCGTCCACGCGGGCATCGGCGTCGAGGAGAGCGAACTTCTGGCCGGCACGCGCGGGGCCCAGATCGCGGGCCGGTTCACACTTGTCCCCACTCGCCCATTCCCCTTCGGCACCGACTGGAAGGGGCTGGTGGCCACCCTGGAGCTTGGTCAGCTCGACCGCTATCTGCCAGCTACCTGCACGGCCTCCTCACCGGCTCATCGAACTGGTTCGGACAGCCCCGCCTCGAACGCCTTGCCGCGTTGGCCCCAGCCGCCCCTTCGAACTCCTTGA
- a CDS encoding class I SAM-dependent methyltransferase has translation MTDDPETRPNRYDLGRVFDEVPELYDRVRPGYPDELFADLAAVTGLDHRSSVLEVGCGTGQATRSLAARGCSVTAVEAGVDMAAFARNRLASFHNVEVETSTFEEWDNRGRRFDVLVAASSWHWVDPLIGRRRAHDVLHPGGWMALLGHVVVRRPGEPEVYAETADLHERFYPGNPDWGHPPLEEDVRGTDEGWGPVDDPGGLFGPTVVRWYPTVQWFDGEGFADLLRSQSLYRRLDRDVREPLLDAIAERIRTRMGDRASRRYLSVLRVGQRAG, from the coding sequence GTGACTGATGATCCGGAGACGCGCCCGAATCGATACGACCTCGGCCGAGTGTTCGACGAGGTGCCGGAGCTCTACGACCGGGTCCGGCCGGGATACCCCGATGAGCTGTTCGCGGATCTTGCCGCTGTCACCGGCTTGGACCACAGGTCGTCGGTGCTGGAGGTGGGCTGTGGTACCGGTCAGGCGACTCGCTCGCTGGCAGCACGCGGGTGCTCAGTGACCGCCGTCGAGGCGGGCGTGGACATGGCCGCATTCGCTCGCAACCGGCTCGCCTCCTTCCACAACGTCGAAGTCGAGACGTCGACGTTCGAGGAGTGGGACAACCGCGGTCGACGCTTCGATGTCCTCGTGGCCGCATCGTCGTGGCACTGGGTGGACCCGTTGATCGGCCGGCGGCGAGCGCACGACGTGCTCCATCCCGGAGGCTGGATGGCGCTGCTCGGCCACGTCGTTGTCCGCCGGCCAGGAGAGCCGGAGGTGTACGCCGAGACCGCCGATCTCCACGAGCGGTTCTACCCTGGGAACCCTGATTGGGGTCATCCGCCACTCGAAGAAGACGTGCGCGGCACCGACGAGGGTTGGGGCCCGGTCGACGATCCCGGAGGATTGTTCGGCCCGACTGTCGTGCGGTGGTATCCGACCGTTCAGTGGTTCGACGGAGAGGGCTTTGCCGATCTCCTACGCTCGCAGTCGCTGTACCGGAGGCTCGACCGTGATGTCCGCGAGCCCCTGCTTGACGCCATCGCCGAGCGCATCCGCACGCGGATGGGCGACCGGGCATCACGCCGTTATCTGAGCGTCCTGCGTGTCGGACAGCGCGCCGGGTGA
- a CDS encoding TY-Chap domain-containing protein encodes MEFTVWEALLEPGSGAVPRVADVVADDYLRTWDRVRIGVPEGASVTMTRNGDFVVADVFLPDGASALTADQEQALTDLGWYYGSGSTVIDPIWTLDWRSYADAEVRAVRGGSVVAVLRDVLALPAEGVTVRGWGNDGPFEVGWGLERFDDRPSALGAPELCTEWDDLRPRLDWVLGTLPTDAAVVMQGPDESVVQFMTSVDGTMATSAVDPELDPENVPTRDAPGSERARRMFAAGWWPTHVAGLDPGEWEWTLGRPNVHAGAGSLARKAVAALRTLGAERPTDVRVRSFRNGSRPDPLYVPGELGLAKE; translated from the coding sequence ATGGAATTCACGGTCTGGGAAGCGCTGTTGGAGCCGGGAAGCGGCGCGGTGCCGCGTGTCGCCGACGTGGTTGCCGATGACTATCTGCGTACGTGGGATCGGGTGCGGATCGGTGTGCCGGAGGGGGCGTCGGTCACGATGACTCGCAACGGTGATTTTGTGGTGGCCGATGTGTTCCTGCCCGATGGGGCATCGGCGCTGACGGCGGATCAGGAGCAGGCGCTGACGGACTTGGGCTGGTACTACGGGTCGGGGTCGACGGTGATCGATCCGATATGGACCCTTGACTGGCGCTCGTATGCCGACGCGGAGGTCCGCGCGGTGCGGGGTGGGTCGGTGGTCGCCGTGTTGCGTGACGTGTTGGCGTTGCCCGCGGAAGGGGTGACGGTGCGCGGATGGGGTAACGACGGCCCGTTCGAGGTGGGATGGGGGCTGGAGCGGTTCGACGACCGGCCCAGTGCGCTCGGCGCGCCCGAACTGTGTACCGAATGGGACGACTTGCGGCCCCGACTGGACTGGGTGTTGGGGACGTTGCCGACCGATGCCGCGGTGGTGATGCAGGGGCCGGACGAGAGCGTCGTGCAGTTCATGACGTCGGTCGACGGGACGATGGCCACCAGCGCGGTGGATCCCGAGTTGGATCCCGAGAACGTGCCGACACGGGACGCCCCCGGGAGCGAGCGGGCCCGGCGGATGTTCGCGGCCGGCTGGTGGCCGACACATGTCGCCGGGCTGGACCCCGGAGAGTGGGAGTGGACGTTGGGTCGGCCGAACGTCCACGCGGGTGCCGGGTCGCTGGCTCGCAAGGCGGTGGCGGCCTTGCGTACGCTGGGCGCCGAGCGGCCGACGGATGTGCGGGTGAGGTCCTTCCGCAACGGCTCCCGGCCCGATCCGCTGTATGTGCCAGGCGAGTTGGGGCTCGCGAAAGAATAA
- a CDS encoding VOC family protein, whose product MALHRLTSIIMGVPNVAETAAYYAEFGLTPEGDGWFATRDGGRQLGIVHAPTRRLVEVRIGVDTADDLAAAASRLKRLGVARHIDDGALTAYDGPTAVRAVLEIAPRPTQEPVAATAYNGPGRAERTDSRAPGVLRTERVRPRKLGHAVIGTTDLDATTAFFREGLGFRASDYIKDHGAFLRCSTDHHNILVLAAPVAFLHHSSWQVDDIDEVGRGAAAMLEGHPDRHVWGLGRHYAGSNFFWYLKDPAGNFSEYYSDMDCVVDDQLWTPEVLEGARGLFNWGPPPPPSFLAPEDLAALMTGIHGASS is encoded by the coding sequence GTGGCACTGCACCGACTGACCTCCATCATCATGGGGGTGCCCAACGTCGCCGAAACCGCCGCCTACTACGCCGAGTTCGGCCTCACTCCGGAGGGAGACGGCTGGTTCGCCACCCGGGACGGCGGACGCCAACTCGGGATCGTCCACGCGCCCACCCGCCGCCTGGTGGAGGTCAGGATCGGCGTCGACACCGCCGACGACCTGGCGGCCGCCGCCTCCCGCCTGAAGCGGCTCGGCGTCGCCCGCCACATCGACGACGGCGCGCTGACCGCATACGACGGGCCCACGGCCGTGCGCGCCGTCCTCGAGATCGCGCCACGCCCGACGCAGGAACCGGTCGCGGCCACCGCCTACAACGGTCCCGGTCGCGCCGAGCGCACGGACTCGCGTGCGCCCGGCGTCCTGCGTACCGAACGAGTACGCCCGCGCAAGCTGGGACACGCCGTCATCGGCACCACCGATCTCGACGCCACCACGGCCTTCTTCCGCGAGGGGCTCGGCTTCAGGGCCTCGGACTACATCAAGGACCACGGGGCGTTCCTGCGCTGTTCCACCGATCACCACAACATCCTGGTCCTGGCCGCGCCGGTCGCCTTCCTGCACCATTCCTCCTGGCAGGTCGACGACATCGACGAAGTCGGCCGCGGTGCCGCCGCGATGCTGGAGGGCCATCCCGACCGCCACGTCTGGGGTCTGGGCCGGCACTACGCCGGCTCGAACTTCTTCTGGTATCTCAAAGACCCGGCGGGCAACTTCAGCGAGTACTACTCCGACATGGACTGCGTGGTCGACGACCAGCTGTGGACGCCGGAAGTCCTGGAGGGAGCCAGGGGCCTGTTCAACTGGGGCCCGCCACCTCCGCCTTCCTTCCTGGCCCCCGAGGACCTGGCCGCGTTGATGACCGGAATCCACGGCGCATCGAGCTGA
- a CDS encoding fumarylacetoacetate hydrolase family protein, with amino-acid sequence MRIANLSGRPVLIVDGKAVDVERACNGRFPADTQALYERWEEFRTWAAGDLPAGVAFEQRELGAPAPAPRQTFAVGLNYRDHAAESGFAVPEQLPPVFTKFATSISGPVTEVKLPADGHTDWEVELVAVIGRAAHHVREEDAWSHVAGLTVGQDISERVSQLAGPAPQFSLGKSFPGFAPMGPWLVTPDEFDNPDDLELRCAINGEQVQKGHTRDLIFPVPTLIARLSAVLPLLPGDVIFTGTPAGVGLGRNPQRWLAPGDELVSTIEGIGELRQTFVA; translated from the coding sequence ATGCGTATCGCCAACCTCTCCGGCCGGCCGGTCCTGATCGTCGACGGCAAGGCAGTCGACGTCGAACGAGCCTGCAACGGACGCTTCCCCGCCGACACCCAGGCCCTCTACGAGCGGTGGGAGGAGTTTCGTACCTGGGCCGCCGGCGACCTCCCCGCCGGCGTGGCGTTCGAGCAGCGCGAATTGGGCGCGCCCGCCCCGGCGCCGCGACAGACGTTCGCCGTCGGCCTGAACTACCGGGACCACGCCGCCGAGTCGGGCTTCGCCGTGCCGGAGCAACTCCCGCCGGTCTTCACCAAGTTCGCCACCAGCATCAGCGGACCCGTCACCGAGGTGAAGTTGCCGGCGGACGGCCACACCGACTGGGAGGTCGAACTGGTCGCGGTGATCGGACGCGCCGCTCACCATGTCCGCGAAGAGGACGCCTGGAGTCACGTCGCCGGGCTGACGGTCGGCCAGGACATCTCCGAGCGCGTCTCGCAACTGGCCGGCCCGGCACCGCAGTTCAGCCTCGGCAAGTCCTTTCCCGGATTCGCGCCCATGGGTCCGTGGCTGGTGACGCCGGACGAGTTCGACAACCCCGACGACCTCGAACTGCGTTGCGCGATCAACGGGGAACAGGTCCAAAAAGGCCACACCCGTGACCTGATCTTCCCCGTGCCCACCCTCATCGCCCGCCTCTCCGCCGTGCTGCCGCTCCTGCCGGGCGACGTGATCTTCACCGGCACCCCCGCGGGCGTCGGCCTCGGCCGAAACCCGCAACGCTGGTTGGCCCCGGGCGACGAACTCGTCAGCACCATCGAGGGCATCGGTGAACTGCGCCAGACCTTCGTGGCCTGA
- a CDS encoding FadR/GntR family transcriptional regulator translates to MISKILRRRQLQRQASRQNAHARYNRPTERAEGVDVPVDPDGFVPTRKPGADFGDHRAGPGPRPSNGPAGARSAGRSPRPAGSGLAERAAQQVTRLIEAAPPGSRLGTKEELRTLCGVSVGTFNEALRLLQARGLVGVKPGPGGGLFSAEQSPMVRLGNSVLALDAQQNDVAEAVRIRDALDPLLIEDALWYASPAEIAALRPHVTAMENAVDEADPVAFVHANWRLHAAIAAISPNALLGSLYIHLLELIETHTLSVLPTGDQPLGEYIADRHALHRDLVDALDRRDRDEALRLIHEHNTTHDATPKPSKQASIPPSTSHAVPRRPGWIFGS, encoded by the coding sequence ATGATTAGCAAGATTTTGCGGCGGCGGCAGCTACAGCGTCAAGCGTCGAGGCAGAATGCACACGCTCGATACAACCGTCCGACCGAGAGAGCAGAGGGAGTGGACGTGCCAGTCGATCCGGACGGCTTCGTGCCGACCAGGAAGCCGGGAGCCGACTTCGGTGACCACCGCGCCGGGCCCGGCCCGCGCCCGAGCAACGGACCGGCAGGTGCTCGAAGCGCCGGGAGGTCCCCGCGACCGGCGGGCTCGGGGCTCGCCGAACGGGCGGCGCAGCAGGTCACGAGGTTGATCGAGGCCGCTCCTCCCGGTTCGCGGCTCGGCACGAAGGAGGAACTACGCACTCTCTGCGGGGTGTCCGTGGGAACCTTCAACGAGGCTCTGCGACTTCTCCAGGCCCGAGGGCTGGTCGGTGTGAAACCCGGGCCGGGCGGCGGGCTCTTCAGCGCCGAGCAATCTCCCATGGTCCGCCTCGGCAACTCCGTTCTGGCACTCGACGCACAGCAGAACGACGTCGCCGAGGCCGTGCGCATCCGTGACGCGCTGGACCCGCTGCTCATCGAAGACGCGCTCTGGTACGCCTCCCCCGCCGAGATCGCCGCGTTGCGCCCCCACGTCACCGCCATGGAGAACGCCGTGGACGAGGCCGACCCGGTCGCGTTCGTACACGCCAACTGGCGCCTGCACGCGGCCATCGCGGCGATCAGCCCGAACGCCTTGCTCGGTTCGCTCTACATACACCTGCTGGAACTGATCGAGACACACACCCTGTCGGTACTGCCGACCGGCGACCAACCGCTGGGCGAGTACATCGCCGACCGCCACGCACTGCACCGCGACCTGGTGGACGCCCTGGACCGACGTGACCGCGACGAGGCCCTTCGACTCATCCACGAACACAACACCACCCACGACGCCACTCCCAAGCCGTCGAAGCAGGCTTCGATACCACCCTCGACAAGCCACGCTGTGCCCCGCCGGCCCGGATGGATCTTCGGCTCGTAG
- a CDS encoding alpha/beta hydrolase family protein, translating into MDLRLVAQLEQQAHHFSQGGMIATLLAGSEPRAAAPATWSSGIVASPYGAFGALAPAFAHGAEHTLVDLGFGQFTFSRTWWDEVRAMDLAAALASYARPLLAMAGTDDDLVAPAASAALACAAASQDATVMEFAGADHIFNVLGPGTDVSAAVIETTVDWFAERLLRTGAQIAEGAR; encoded by the coding sequence ATGGATCTTCGGCTCGTAGCACAACTCGAGCAGCAGGCGCATCACTTCTCGCAGGGCGGGATGATCGCCACGCTCCTGGCCGGCTCCGAGCCGCGCGCGGCAGCGCCGGCCACCTGGTCCTCCGGGATCGTCGCCTCGCCGTACGGCGCCTTCGGAGCGCTGGCGCCCGCATTCGCACACGGTGCCGAACACACGCTTGTGGACCTCGGGTTCGGGCAGTTCACGTTCTCCCGCACCTGGTGGGACGAGGTGCGGGCGATGGACCTGGCCGCCGCCCTCGCCTCGTACGCCCGACCGCTCCTCGCCATGGCCGGCACCGACGACGACCTGGTGGCACCCGCCGCGTCCGCTGCGCTCGCCTGTGCAGCCGCGAGCCAGGACGCCACCGTCATGGAGTTCGCCGGCGCCGACCACATCTTCAACGTCCTCGGCCCGGGTACGGACGTTTCGGCAGCCGTGATCGAGACCACGGTCGACTGGTTCGCCGAGCGTCTCCTCCGGACCGGCGCCCAGATCGCGGAGGGTGCCCGATGA
- a CDS encoding nuclear transport factor 2 family protein: MVERFHPLAPRERQAIVDLLTRFDYCLDTKDFEGYARCFTSDGVLSLPSGEVRAPDVAEFVRRDLGRFDRTHHMTGNHVFETGDERVRLRANLLAVHRHGTDTRVHWDVGAVYHCVCEHTDHGWRFARVELEVVWENGRADPFS; the protein is encoded by the coding sequence TTGGTCGAGCGTTTTCACCCGCTCGCTCCGCGCGAGCGGCAGGCCATTGTCGATCTGTTGACGCGGTTCGATTATTGCCTGGACACGAAGGATTTCGAGGGTTACGCCCGCTGCTTCACCTCCGATGGTGTGTTGTCGTTGCCGTCGGGTGAGGTCCGGGCTCCCGATGTGGCGGAGTTCGTGCGTCGGGATCTGGGGCGCTTCGACCGCACCCACCACATGACCGGCAACCACGTCTTCGAGACGGGGGACGAGCGCGTCCGGCTGCGAGCCAACCTGCTCGCGGTCCACCGCCACGGCACCGATACCCGGGTGCACTGGGACGTGGGAGCGGTGTATCACTGCGTGTGCGAACACACCGACCATGGCTGGCGCTTCGCGCGTGTCGAGTTGGAGGTCGTCTGGGAGAACGGCCGGGCGGACCCCTTCTCCTGA
- a CDS encoding aminotransferase class I/II-fold pyridoxal phosphate-dependent enzyme, translated as MALKTAARISTISYDIRGPLAALADELEAEGRDIIRLHLGDPAEHGVAAPAAVLDAVRRNLDASCGYAHSQGIPQARDAVTAYYRDRGIDDIDPDDVTLGNGVSELVQVALHALLDPGDQVLLPAPGYPLWAAAVTLAGGTPVHYRCDENADWIPDLADLSARTGPRTVALVVNSPHNPTGAVWPAPVLHAMVEHARAHGLTLLSDEIYAHILYDAPHTVLAGLAPDLACLTFGGLSKTHRVPGFRVGWMLLTGPRRHTAEYARALHLIASLRLCPNVPAQHAIVPALRDIEQTARELTGPGGVLRERHRSAWRALRGLPDVGCVRPRGAFYLFPRLPPGRRDGPFARELLRTQGVLVAPGSGLHHPKGDHIRLTSLAEPARFAEAVTRIGLHLASPNGPPTTRSSHR; from the coding sequence ATGGCCCTCAAGACCGCCGCCCGTATCTCCACCATCTCCTACGACATCCGCGGCCCGCTGGCCGCTCTCGCCGACGAACTCGAGGCGGAGGGGCGCGACATCATCCGCCTCCACCTGGGCGACCCGGCGGAACACGGCGTCGCCGCGCCGGCGGCCGTGCTCGACGCCGTGCGGCGCAACCTCGACGCCTCGTGCGGATACGCCCACTCCCAGGGCATACCGCAGGCCCGAGACGCGGTCACCGCCTACTACCGGGACCGCGGAATCGACGACATCGACCCCGACGACGTCACCCTCGGCAACGGCGTCTCGGAACTCGTCCAGGTCGCCCTGCACGCCCTGCTCGACCCCGGCGACCAAGTCCTGCTGCCGGCCCCGGGATACCCGCTGTGGGCCGCGGCCGTGACCCTGGCCGGCGGAACACCGGTGCACTACCGCTGTGACGAGAACGCCGACTGGATCCCCGACCTCGCCGACCTGAGCGCCCGGACCGGACCACGGACGGTGGCGCTCGTCGTCAACTCGCCCCACAACCCCACCGGCGCGGTGTGGCCCGCCCCCGTGCTCCACGCCATGGTCGAACACGCCCGCGCACACGGCCTGACGCTGCTGTCCGACGAGATCTACGCCCACATCCTCTACGACGCCCCGCACACCGTCCTCGCCGGCCTCGCGCCCGACCTGGCCTGCCTCACCTTCGGCGGCCTGTCCAAGACCCATCGGGTGCCCGGATTCCGCGTCGGCTGGATGCTGCTCACCGGTCCACGCCGACACACCGCCGAATACGCGCGCGCACTCCACCTGATCGCGTCGCTGCGCCTGTGCCCCAACGTACCCGCGCAACACGCGATCGTGCCCGCCCTGCGCGACATCGAGCAGACCGCGAGGGAGTTGACCGGGCCCGGCGGTGTGCTGCGCGAACGACACCGGAGCGCGTGGCGGGCGCTGCGCGGGCTGCCCGACGTCGGCTGCGTCCGGCCACGAGGGGCGTTCTACCTCTTCCCCCGCCTGCCGCCGGGCCGCCGAGACGGGCCGTTCGCCCGCGAACTCCTGCGCACGCAAGGGGTGTTGGTCGCCCCCGGCAGCGGCCTGCACCACCCGAAGGGCGACCACATCCGCTTGACGAGCCTGGCCGAACCCGCCCGCTTCGCCGAAGCCGTCACCCGGATCGGCCTCCACCTCGCCTCCCCGAACGGACCGCCGACAACCCGCTCGTCCCACCGGTAG